One window from the genome of Oceanisphaera sp. IT1-181 encodes:
- a CDS encoding phosphoethanolamine--lipid A transferase, giving the protein MFLPFFDLPQPTLGQHYRHFSISDWELNMDSLAEPATTPRPNTPTANTGFSLTPTRLVFLAACYFFVVLNLALLAKLVGILESLSDFKLGFMLTIPVFFIACFTIIFSLLTPFRLEKWVLIPFIILSALLNYVMFHYGTIVDRDMIVNVLETNAGEAKSYLNASALLWFVFTGLLPAILLLKMTIRRSTVWRELVMKLLSVVLSVLVILLIAVFYYKDYASVGRNNHYLNKMIIPTHFAHSLYKYLDDSYFTTPEPYQTLGEDATLLTQAKTGRKQVMVMMVGETARAANFQLGGYERGTNAFTQALTNARSDTKSAANSNANTNMPSVTYFQDVTSCGTATAVSVPCMFSHQSRTDFSDTQAANQDNLMDIVARAGIKTVWLENDGGCKGACARTETIAFEPNATNPVCDGDYCQDQVLLEGLSEQLKSITAASNQAESNLIVLHMVGSHGPTYYKRYPQEFAHFQPDCQRSDIQNCDARQLNNTYDNTIYYTDYIISQVIKQLQERDDLDTGLLYVSDHGESLGESGLYLHGMPYALAPKEQTQVPMLTWFSEGFAADKQLDEGCLATQAKENEYSHDNLFDSMLGLLDVSTAIYRPQLDIFSSCRQQLASHKSVLLTSAATK; this is encoded by the coding sequence ATGTTTTTACCTTTTTTTGACCTGCCCCAGCCTACCCTTGGCCAACATTATCGTCATTTCTCTATCTCTGACTGGGAGCTTAACATGGACTCATTAGCTGAGCCTGCAACAACGCCGAGACCAAATACCCCAACCGCGAACACCGGTTTTTCACTGACGCCAACGCGCTTGGTGTTTTTGGCAGCTTGTTATTTCTTTGTGGTGCTGAATCTGGCTTTACTGGCCAAATTAGTCGGTATTCTGGAAAGTTTAAGTGACTTCAAGCTCGGCTTTATGCTTACCATACCGGTGTTTTTCATTGCTTGCTTTACCATCATCTTTAGCTTGCTCACCCCCTTTCGCTTAGAAAAATGGGTGCTGATACCTTTTATTATACTGTCGGCATTACTCAACTATGTGATGTTCCATTACGGCACCATAGTCGATCGCGACATGATAGTGAACGTGTTGGAAACCAATGCCGGCGAGGCCAAATCTTACCTCAATGCTAGCGCCCTGCTGTGGTTTGTCTTCACCGGTCTGCTGCCTGCTATTTTGCTGCTGAAAATGACCATCCGCCGCAGTACTGTGTGGCGCGAGCTCGTCATGAAGCTGTTGTCTGTGGTGTTATCTGTATTGGTGATACTGCTGATTGCCGTCTTTTACTACAAAGACTACGCCTCTGTGGGGCGCAATAACCATTACCTCAACAAGATGATCATTCCCACCCACTTTGCCCACAGCCTGTATAAGTATTTGGACGATAGCTACTTTACTACGCCAGAGCCCTATCAAACCTTGGGCGAAGACGCCACATTACTCACGCAGGCTAAAACGGGCCGCAAACAGGTGATGGTGATGATGGTGGGAGAAACCGCACGCGCTGCCAACTTTCAACTCGGTGGCTATGAGCGTGGCACTAATGCCTTTACTCAAGCCTTAACTAACGCCCGCTCTGATACTAAAAGTGCCGCTAACAGTAACGCCAACACTAACATGCCAAGCGTCACGTATTTTCAGGATGTAACTTCTTGTGGCACCGCTACTGCGGTCTCTGTGCCTTGCATGTTTTCACACCAATCTCGAACAGACTTTTCCGATACTCAAGCTGCCAACCAAGACAATTTAATGGACATAGTGGCGCGCGCCGGTATTAAGACGGTGTGGTTAGAAAATGACGGCGGCTGTAAAGGGGCCTGTGCGCGGACCGAGACCATAGCGTTTGAACCCAATGCCACCAATCCGGTGTGTGATGGGGATTATTGCCAAGATCAAGTACTGCTAGAAGGCTTAAGCGAGCAGCTAAAAAGTATTACCGCTGCCTCTAATCAAGCAGAGAGCAACCTGATAGTGCTGCATATGGTGGGCAGCCATGGCCCCACCTATTACAAGCGATACCCTCAGGAATTTGCCCATTTTCAGCCGGATTGTCAGCGCAGCGATATTCAAAACTGTGATGCACGCCAGCTCAATAATACCTATGACAATACTATCTATTATACCGATTACATTATCAGCCAGGTGATTAAGCAGTTACAAGAGCGTGACGACTTAGATACCGGTTTACTGTATGTGTCGGATCACGGCGAGTCGTTAGGTGAGTCTGGCTTATATCTGCACGGTATGCCCTATGCGCTGGCCCCCAAAGAGCAAACCCAGGTGCCCATGTTAACCTGGTTTTCTGAAGGTTTTGCGGCCGATAAACAACTGGATGAAGGCTGTTTAGCCACACAGGCTAAGGAAAATGAATATTCCCACGACAACCTGTTCGACTCCATGCTGGGTTTACTGGATGTATCAACTGCGATTTACCGACCCCAGCTTGATATATTTAGCAGCTGTCGTCAGCAGTTGGCGTCACATAAGTCCGTGTTATTAACCTCGGCCGCGACAAAATAA
- a CDS encoding LTA synthase family protein has protein sequence MIRIKHTLGPAWPFICFILLNLLLLSLSRLGLAAWQFERVTDTGGWGHLLLQGLRIDASTMGWLFGVPMVFTMLLADGNALGRAWLVLMRLWLVAGSVLLLFMELSTPDFIATYDLRPNRLFVEYLMYPKEVFAMLLGGHLLALLVVSLTLPLAVWSLWRFSARVCRNLSYPRFYWRPILAVLVLAVGFMAARSTLGHRGLNPAMVAFSTDPLVNSLVLNSAYSVGFSLRQLSKEENAAALYGHMAEDELLATLRQASGRPDSDFVSAALPSLTYNQATYRGKPKNLVIILEESLGARFVGSLGGLPLTPNLDRLSQQGWMFDQLYATGTRSVRGIEAVITGFTPTPARAVVKLDKSQTGFFTIAQLLRQHKYSTSFIYGGEGHFDNMASFFLGNGFETIIDQRDYSQPEFVGSWGVSDEDLFNRAHQEFERLSEREQPFFSLVFSSSNHDPFEFPDNRIELYEQPKQTRNNAAKYADYALGRFFDQAQQADYWQDTLFLVVADHDSRVYGPELVPVKNFRVPGLILGKGIAPQRDTRLVSQIDLAPTLLSLMGIDSENPMLGRDLTQQPADAPGQVMMQFDKNFALLSEDKLVVLQPEKDPLSFSYSFETQKMSPAPLDVALLQTAKAYALWGSLAYNRGLYRLPDPTVALDNSVAANVE, from the coding sequence ATGATCCGCATTAAACATACCTTGGGGCCTGCTTGGCCTTTTATCTGTTTTATACTGCTCAATTTACTGCTGCTGAGCTTGAGTCGTTTAGGTCTTGCTGCTTGGCAGTTTGAGCGGGTGACGGATACCGGAGGTTGGGGGCATCTCTTGTTGCAGGGATTGCGCATCGACGCATCGACTATGGGCTGGCTGTTTGGTGTGCCCATGGTCTTTACCATGTTACTGGCCGATGGAAATGCGCTGGGCCGAGCTTGGCTGGTACTAATGCGACTTTGGCTGGTGGCCGGCAGTGTGTTGCTGCTCTTTATGGAGCTGTCGACACCGGATTTTATCGCCACCTATGATCTGCGCCCCAACCGTTTGTTTGTGGAATATCTGATGTATCCCAAGGAAGTGTTCGCCATGTTACTGGGCGGACATCTGCTGGCCTTACTAGTGGTGAGTCTGACCTTGCCGCTGGCGGTTTGGAGCTTGTGGCGTTTTTCGGCTCGGGTGTGCCGAAACTTGAGTTATCCGCGTTTTTACTGGCGGCCGATACTGGCGGTGCTGGTGCTGGCCGTCGGCTTTATGGCTGCCCGCTCTACGCTGGGCCACAGAGGCTTGAATCCGGCCATGGTGGCTTTTTCCACCGATCCATTGGTGAACTCGCTGGTGTTGAACTCCGCCTATTCGGTCGGATTTTCACTACGCCAGCTAAGCAAGGAAGAAAATGCCGCCGCCTTGTATGGCCACATGGCAGAAGACGAGCTGTTGGCCACGCTGCGCCAAGCCAGCGGCCGCCCTGACAGCGACTTTGTCTCGGCCGCCTTGCCGAGCTTGACTTACAACCAGGCCACTTACCGCGGCAAGCCTAAGAATCTGGTCATTATTCTGGAAGAAAGTTTGGGCGCGCGTTTTGTGGGGTCGCTGGGCGGCTTGCCGCTGACGCCTAATCTGGATCGGCTTTCACAACAGGGTTGGATGTTTGACCAGCTGTATGCCACCGGCACCCGTTCGGTACGAGGTATAGAGGCGGTTATCACGGGTTTTACTCCCACGCCGGCCCGCGCGGTGGTGAAACTGGATAAGAGCCAGACCGGATTTTTCACTATTGCTCAGCTATTACGCCAGCATAAGTACAGCACCAGTTTTATTTATGGTGGTGAGGGTCATTTCGATAACATGGCCAGCTTCTTTCTGGGCAACGGTTTCGAGACCATCATCGATCAGCGCGATTATTCCCAGCCGGAGTTTGTCGGCTCCTGGGGGGTAAGCGACGAGGATCTATTTAACCGAGCGCATCAGGAATTCGAGCGCTTGTCTGAGCGCGAGCAGCCGTTTTTCAGTCTGGTATTTAGTTCCAGCAATCACGATCCGTTCGAGTTCCCCGATAATCGCATCGAACTCTATGAACAGCCGAAACAGACGCGCAATAATGCGGCTAAGTATGCGGACTATGCGCTGGGCCGTTTCTTCGATCAGGCGCAGCAGGCGGATTACTGGCAAGATACGCTGTTTTTGGTGGTGGCCGATCACGACTCTCGGGTGTATGGGCCTGAGTTAGTGCCGGTGAAAAATTTTCGGGTTCCGGGGCTTATTTTGGGGAAGGGCATAGCCCCGCAGCGAGATACGCGGCTGGTTAGCCAGATTGACTTGGCACCGACGCTGTTATCCTTGATGGGCATTGACAGCGAGAACCCCATGTTGGGCCGAGATTTGACCCAACAGCCTGCCGATGCACCCGGTCAGGTGATGATGCAGTTCGACAAGAACTTTGCCCTGCTGAGCGAAGATAAGCTGGTGGTGCTGCAGCCAGAAAAAGATCCGCTGAGTTTTAGCTATTCGTTTGAGACGCAAAAAATGAGCCCTGCGCCACTCGATGTGGCGCTACTGCAAACCGCCAAGGCGTACGCCTTGTGGGGCAGTTTGGCGTATAATCGCGGGCTATATCGCTTGCCTGATCCGACTGTCGCCCTAGATAATTCGGTGGCCGCAAATGTTGAATAA
- a CDS encoding diacylglycerol kinase has protein sequence MKPGKTGLARIVAAFGYSLRGLKAAYRHEAAFRQECWLVAVLLPIALIWNVGLLAKALLIGSLLLILIIELLNSAIEAVVDRIGPEYHELSGRAKDIGSATVLLALLVAAITWGLVWLDTLG, from the coding sequence ATGAAACCAGGAAAAACAGGGCTGGCGCGTATTGTGGCTGCATTCGGCTATTCATTACGGGGCCTAAAGGCGGCCTATCGGCACGAGGCGGCTTTTCGTCAAGAATGTTGGTTAGTGGCGGTGTTGTTGCCCATCGCCCTTATCTGGAACGTAGGGTTGCTGGCAAAAGCGCTGCTAATTGGCAGTCTGTTGCTGATATTGATTATCGAATTGTTAAATTCAGCCATTGAGGCGGTGGTGGATCGTATTGGACCTGAATATCACGAACTATCGGGCCGAGCCAAAGACATAGGGTCGGCAACCGTACTGCTGGCGCTACTAGTGGCTGCGATAACGTGGGGGCTGGTGTGGCTCGACACCCTCGGGTAA
- a CDS encoding M24 family metallopeptidase, with product MQMPRTLNIPNGEKVQGMFSKQEMASRQDKLRGYMASNDVDAVLFTSYHNINYFSDFVYCRFGRDYGLAVTQHIHTTITANIDGGQPYRRNALGDNLVYTDWQQDSFFYAVKSLIGGARRIGVEFDHINLQNLDKLKVAFPEAEFVDIGVPTMKMRMIKSAEEIAVIKQGARVADVGGAAIRDAIGVGVPEYEVALAGTQAMIREIAKTFPHGELMDTWVWFQSGINTDGAHNPVTSRKIEAGDILSMNTFPMIGGYYTALERTLFSEHVSDRHLELWELNCKVHRRGIELIKAGTRCCDIALELNEIFAEQDALQYRTFGYGHSFGTLSHYYGREAGLELREDIETVLEPGMVVSMEPMIMLPEGMPGAGGYREHDILVISETGVENITHFPFGPEHNIIKG from the coding sequence ATGCAAATGCCAAGAACTCTGAACATTCCCAACGGTGAAAAAGTCCAGGGTATGTTTTCCAAGCAAGAAATGGCTTCACGCCAAGATAAACTGCGCGGCTACATGGCCAGCAATGACGTAGACGCTGTGCTGTTTACTTCTTACCACAACATTAACTATTTCAGTGACTTTGTGTACTGCCGCTTTGGCCGTGACTACGGTTTGGCCGTGACCCAACACATTCATACCACCATTACTGCCAACATTGATGGTGGTCAGCCATACCGTCGTAATGCATTGGGCGACAACCTGGTGTATACCGACTGGCAGCAAGACAGCTTCTTTTATGCGGTCAAGTCACTGATTGGCGGCGCGCGTCGCATCGGTGTTGAATTCGACCACATTAACCTGCAAAACCTGGATAAACTAAAAGTAGCCTTCCCAGAAGCTGAATTTGTCGATATCGGCGTGCCCACCATGAAAATGCGCATGATCAAGTCGGCAGAAGAAATTGCCGTGATCAAGCAGGGTGCTCGCGTAGCCGATGTTGGCGGCGCCGCTATCCGTGACGCCATTGGTGTTGGTGTGCCAGAGTATGAAGTTGCACTGGCCGGTACTCAGGCCATGATCCGCGAAATTGCTAAAACCTTCCCCCATGGCGAGCTGATGGATACTTGGGTATGGTTCCAGTCTGGTATCAACACCGACGGTGCTCACAACCCGGTAACCAGCCGCAAGATTGAAGCTGGCGACATCCTGAGCATGAACACCTTCCCGATGATCGGTGGTTACTACACGGCGCTGGAACGTACCCTGTTCAGCGAGCATGTATCCGACCGTCACCTGGAACTGTGGGAGCTGAACTGTAAAGTACACCGCCGCGGTATTGAGCTGATTAAAGCCGGTACTCGCTGCTGTGACATCGCCCTCGAGCTGAACGAAATTTTCGCCGAGCAGGATGCACTGCAGTACCGCACCTTCGGTTACGGTCACTCTTTCGGTACCCTGAGCCACTACTACGGCCGCGAAGCCGGACTGGAACTGCGCGAAGATATCGAAACAGTACTGGAGCCGGGCATGGTAGTGTCTATGGAGCCGATGATCATGCTGCCAGAAGGCATGCCGGGTGCCGGTGGTTATCGTGAGCACGACATTCTCGTGATTAGCGAAACCGGCGTTGAGAACATCACTCACTTCCCATTCGGTCCGGAACACAACATCATTAAAGGCTAA
- a CDS encoding BCCT family transporter, producing MKNENVVPKKPTNHKEPLVVPRFTGSDLPPLGRLLIQFTPPAAIIALIIMVLTNPDGVAAVIFDMRTYVTGGYTWLFILYSLFSVAVCAWLVFSKIGKQVRLGGPNAKKEYNNFAWYSMLFACGQGIGLIFWSVAQPIMLRNESPVINALEGDVAGGGIVWAYFHWGFTAWAMYCVVAVCLAYSHHNLGKTLTFREATVDILPKWSQAGAGVVVELLAIMATILGLSTSFAFAAMQFSSGLGSFTGVVSSSTIWLLVIVGLGTATAISAFFGISKGMRLISETNSILSIVLVIAVLIFGPTLFIVSNMTQTFGSYFTNFIPMSFWTDAPSTATPMESWQESWNGWWTVFIWCWVIAFSPFVAGFIARISRGRTLREFVIGVTVVPSLIVMVWIGVLGSAAIYYDDQTGNGISAAVGENVSSGLFVMLESVPLVGSLLLVVATILVATYYVTSLDAGTYALAEFVSAPKQAGPWFRVVLVASIAAVATVLLTVGGSGVVDTVQTGTIIGAFPFSIVILLMIANTIKRLLNRDRSTKELEKAVNNPDPSVELKVDASGEAQVITNGHSVVPERS from the coding sequence GTGAAAAATGAAAATGTAGTGCCTAAGAAGCCTACGAATCACAAGGAGCCTCTTGTCGTTCCTCGATTCACAGGTTCTGATTTACCCCCCCTCGGTAGATTGCTCATTCAGTTCACCCCACCAGCCGCTATCATCGCACTTATTATCATGGTGTTGACGAATCCAGATGGCGTGGCCGCTGTTATTTTTGACATGCGAACCTATGTAACAGGTGGTTATACCTGGTTATTTATACTTTACTCCCTATTCTCTGTTGCTGTGTGCGCTTGGCTGGTGTTCAGCAAGATTGGCAAACAGGTGCGATTGGGTGGTCCTAATGCGAAAAAAGAGTACAACAACTTTGCCTGGTACTCGATGCTGTTTGCCTGCGGTCAGGGCATCGGACTGATATTTTGGTCTGTTGCTCAACCGATTATGCTGCGCAATGAAAGCCCGGTGATTAACGCACTGGAAGGTGATGTTGCTGGAGGAGGAATTGTTTGGGCTTACTTCCACTGGGGGTTTACCGCTTGGGCTATGTATTGCGTAGTAGCAGTCTGCTTGGCCTATTCGCATCATAATCTGGGTAAAACGCTGACCTTCCGAGAAGCGACCGTAGACATTTTACCTAAATGGTCTCAGGCTGGCGCCGGTGTAGTCGTTGAGCTGCTGGCGATAATGGCCACGATTCTTGGCTTGTCAACGTCGTTTGCCTTTGCGGCCATGCAGTTCTCTTCCGGACTTGGCTCTTTTACCGGCGTGGTTTCTAGTTCCACCATCTGGCTGTTGGTCATTGTGGGCTTGGGGACGGCAACGGCTATCTCAGCCTTCTTCGGCATCAGCAAGGGCATGCGTCTGATCAGTGAAACGAATTCAATTTTAAGCATAGTACTTGTAATCGCTGTCTTAATATTTGGACCTACCTTGTTCATCGTTTCTAACATGACTCAGACCTTTGGCTCTTACTTTACCAACTTTATACCAATGAGCTTTTGGACCGATGCCCCTAGCACCGCTACACCAATGGAATCTTGGCAGGAGAGCTGGAATGGTTGGTGGACCGTGTTTATCTGGTGCTGGGTTATTGCCTTCTCACCTTTCGTTGCAGGTTTTATCGCCCGCATATCTCGTGGCCGTACACTGCGTGAATTCGTGATCGGCGTGACCGTGGTGCCTTCTTTGATAGTTATGGTGTGGATTGGTGTACTTGGATCCGCGGCAATTTACTATGACGATCAAACAGGAAATGGTATCTCGGCAGCGGTGGGTGAAAACGTATCCAGCGGTCTGTTTGTTATGCTGGAGTCGGTACCGCTTGTGGGTAGCCTGTTGCTGGTTGTGGCAACTATCTTGGTGGCAACCTACTATGTAACATCCTTGGACGCTGGCACCTATGCGCTTGCAGAGTTTGTATCTGCACCAAAACAGGCGGGTCCGTGGTTTAGAGTAGTGCTGGTTGCCAGTATTGCTGCTGTTGCAACTGTGCTGCTGACCGTAGGGGGAAGTGGCGTCGTAGATACCGTGCAAACCGGAACCATCATAGGTGCGTTCCCGTTCTCTATTGTTATATTGCTGATGATTGCAAATACAATAAAACGGTTACTGAACCGGGACCGGTCAACCAAAGAGTTGGAAAAGGCGGTAAATAATCCTGACCCAAGTGTAGAGCTCAAAGTTGATGCTAGTGGTGAAGCTCAGGTTATTACTAATGGTCACTCAGTGGTGCCTGAAAGAAGTTAG
- a CDS encoding creatininase, whose product MVNLELMDWKTYAAQVKDGEAVIMLPIGAIEQHGPHMSMNPDVLIPKAISEGVAKKGGSILVAPPISYGYKSQVKSGGGNFFPGTTCINGKTLIDIVKDVIVAYAKHGNRKFVLVNGHFENSMFLVEGIELALEHLRHGGIEAQVILLSYWDYVTQETIETVFPEGFTGWDVEHGGVLETSLMLYLHPECVNMDKVIHHEPATFPPYDIFPSDESWVPSTGTLSSAKNATREYGEILYNVCVDGIYQSVNERFS is encoded by the coding sequence ATGGTCAACTTAGAATTGATGGATTGGAAAACGTATGCTGCCCAAGTCAAGGATGGCGAAGCCGTTATCATGTTGCCGATAGGTGCTATTGAGCAACACGGTCCTCACATGTCGATGAACCCGGATGTCTTGATCCCCAAAGCCATCTCCGAAGGCGTAGCCAAGAAGGGGGGATCTATTCTGGTTGCCCCTCCTATTTCTTATGGCTATAAGTCACAAGTCAAATCAGGGGGAGGAAACTTTTTCCCTGGAACTACATGTATCAATGGCAAGACACTGATTGATATAGTAAAAGATGTAATTGTTGCTTATGCCAAGCATGGCAACAGAAAATTTGTGTTGGTCAATGGCCACTTCGAAAACTCGATGTTTCTGGTCGAAGGAATAGAGTTGGCACTCGAACACTTGAGACATGGTGGCATCGAAGCCCAGGTTATACTGCTGTCATATTGGGACTACGTGACTCAAGAAACAATTGAGACCGTATTTCCAGAAGGCTTTACCGGCTGGGATGTCGAACATGGCGGAGTGCTTGAAACCTCATTGATGTTATATTTGCACCCTGAGTGTGTGAATATGGACAAGGTTATTCATCACGAACCGGCAACCTTTCCTCCATATGATATATTCCCATCCGATGAGAGTTGGGTTCCTAGTACAGGTACTTTATCATCAGCAAAAAATGCCACTCGGGAATATGGTGAAATACTATACAATGTTTGTGTTGATGGTATTTATCAGTCTGTTAATGAAAGATTTAGTTAG